A genomic region of Manihot esculenta cultivar AM560-2 chromosome 15, M.esculenta_v8, whole genome shotgun sequence contains the following coding sequences:
- the LOC110600986 gene encoding stigma-specific STIG1-like protein 3 yields MKLLKIFLILVVVMALVLSTAALPLKEDDDMDYELNEQSDEITEFTSEHEFGRILTQRRRKARRMTCNKFPRICHARGSPGPCRCKKKCVNILTDRFNCGACGKKFKYNHICCNGKCVKPSFNRRHCGGCNNSGKNGGFCAFGLCNYA; encoded by the coding sequence ATGAAACTACTTAAGATTTTCTTGATTCTTGTTGTTGTCATGGCTCTAGTCCTCAGCACTGCAGCATTGCCCCTCAAAGAAGACGATGATATGGATTATGAATTGAACGAACAATCTGATGAAATAACTGAATTCACTTCTGAACATGAATTTGGTCGCATTCTTACTCAGAGGAGAAGAAAAGCTCGTCGAATGACATGTAACAAGTTTCCTAGGATTTGCCATGCCAGGGGAAGTCCAGGGCCTTGCCGCTGCAAAAAGAAGTGTGTAAATATTTTGACTGATCGCTTTAACTGTGGAGCCTGCGGGAAGAAATTCAAATACAATCACATATGCTGCAATGGCAAATGTGTAAAACCTTCCTTCAACAGGAGACACTGTGGTGGTTGCAACAATAGCGGTAAAAATGGAGGCTTTTGTGCTTTTGGTCTTTGCAACTATGCATAG